The following are encoded together in the Streptomyces rapamycinicus NRRL 5491 genome:
- a CDS encoding MBL fold metallo-hydrolase, which translates to MQLTKFGHACVRIDKDDRRLVVDPGGLTEPQALDGADAVLVTHEHFDHFSEEALRKAAENNPALRIWTNTSVAKQLDGLGTRVTTVGEGESFTAAGFEVKVYGTWHAPIHPDIPPVGNVGFLVDDALFHPGDALTVPDAAVDTLLLPVHGPWSTTGQLIDYVREVAPRDAFAIHDGALNDVGKTMLGGFLGDNGPGTGARYHGLAAGTSVDIG; encoded by the coding sequence ATGCAGCTCACCAAGTTCGGCCATGCCTGCGTCCGCATCGACAAGGACGACCGCCGCCTGGTCGTGGACCCGGGCGGCCTCACCGAACCGCAAGCCCTGGACGGCGCGGACGCGGTCCTGGTGACCCACGAGCACTTCGACCACTTCTCCGAGGAGGCGCTCCGCAAGGCCGCGGAGAACAACCCGGCCCTGCGGATCTGGACCAACACCTCCGTCGCCAAGCAACTGGACGGCCTCGGCACCCGGGTCACCACCGTCGGCGAGGGCGAGTCCTTCACCGCGGCGGGATTCGAGGTGAAGGTCTACGGCACGTGGCACGCGCCCATCCACCCCGACATCCCGCCGGTCGGCAACGTCGGCTTCCTCGTCGACGACGCCCTGTTCCACCCCGGAGACGCGCTCACCGTCCCCGATGCCGCCGTCGACACCCTGCTGCTGCCCGTGCACGGCCCCTGGTCGACCACCGGGCAGCTGATCGACTACGTACGGGAAGTGGCCCCACGGGACGCCTTCGCCATCCACGACGGCGCCCTCAATGACGTCGGCAAGACGATGCTCGGCGGGTTCCTGGGCGACAACGGCCCCGGCACGGGCGCCCGCTACCACGGGCTGGCCGCGGGCACCTCCGTCGACATCGGCTGA
- a CDS encoding MarR family winged helix-turn-helix transcriptional regulator: MEDDALAEDLRQAVGELVRAVRAADTMPSGGAAILGHLDRGGPQTTADLAHRRGVTHQSAAKSVKELLGDGLVRTEPHPSDGRKLLLHITDAGRTRLQRERALRAGWLGAAISDTLTPDEQRQLRDCVPLLTRLTARITER, encoded by the coding sequence ATGGAAGACGACGCACTGGCTGAAGACCTGCGGCAGGCGGTCGGCGAACTCGTCCGCGCCGTACGGGCCGCCGACACCATGCCCTCCGGGGGAGCCGCCATCCTCGGCCACCTCGACCGCGGTGGCCCGCAGACCACGGCCGACCTCGCGCACCGGCGCGGAGTGACCCACCAGTCGGCCGCCAAATCCGTCAAGGAACTGCTCGGCGACGGCTTGGTGCGCACCGAGCCCCACCCCAGTGACGGCCGCAAGCTCCTGCTGCACATCACCGATGCCGGCCGCACCCGCCTCCAGCGGGAGCGCGCCCTGCGCGCCGGCTGGCTGGGCGCCGCCATCAGCGACACGCTCACCCCCGACGAACAGCGGCAACTGCGGGACTGCGTACCCCTGCTGACCCGTCTGACCGCCCGCATCACCGAAAGGTGA
- the aroA gene encoding 3-phosphoshikimate 1-carboxyvinyltransferase, translating into MRLLVKRSSDQVKGQIAVPTSKYHAHRALILASLAPGTSRIVGLSNAQHIRHTITALRGLGTRIEVDGDDFLVHGGPYRPLRSQVSVGSAGTALYFLTGLASLASAPVTIVGQKSFPRRLMGPLLQALSDLGIDLDSPTGGPPISVRPRRPKGGHTRIEGILSQWISGLLMVAPFATGPSTITVEGEFNERSYVDLTVRMMRRFGLRVDVSENGRRFDIEPGQCPTPATVVLPPDVGAAAFGLAATALHPADVLFRGLPALPVDQVDHPEADLLDIVAGMGLPMAADPATGMVRVRHDGITLRPARADCRAAPDILPALAVLGALADGTTVLDNVAHVRLKESDRVAAMLQLTRMGARIEQRGQRLLCHGVERLTGAELSSFNDHRVLMALAVAGTAADGETRLTYPNAYRGSYPCFLEEMNGIGLGMSVERDRAPDRSRTRTPALAAPAK; encoded by the coding sequence ATGCGGCTGCTCGTGAAGCGGTCATCCGATCAGGTCAAGGGGCAGATCGCCGTTCCGACCTCGAAATACCACGCGCATCGCGCCCTGATCCTGGCGTCGCTCGCTCCCGGGACCAGCCGCATCGTAGGGCTGTCGAACGCGCAGCACATCCGGCACACCATCACCGCGCTGCGCGGCCTCGGTACGCGTATCGAGGTGGACGGGGACGACTTCCTCGTGCACGGGGGCCCGTACCGTCCGCTGCGGTCGCAGGTCTCGGTGGGCAGCGCGGGTACGGCGCTGTATTTCCTCACCGGGCTCGCCTCTCTCGCGAGCGCGCCGGTGACCATCGTGGGGCAGAAGTCCTTCCCCCGACGTCTGATGGGCCCGCTGCTACAGGCCCTGTCCGATCTCGGTATCGACCTCGATTCGCCCACCGGCGGCCCGCCGATTTCCGTACGGCCGCGCCGCCCGAAAGGGGGTCATACGCGTATTGAGGGCATTCTTTCGCAGTGGATTTCCGGATTGCTCATGGTGGCGCCTTTCGCGACCGGGCCGAGCACCATCACGGTGGAGGGCGAGTTCAACGAACGCTCCTATGTGGATCTGACGGTCCGGATGATGCGGCGGTTCGGGCTGCGGGTCGATGTCTCCGAGAACGGGCGGCGGTTCGACATCGAGCCCGGCCAATGCCCCACCCCGGCAACCGTGGTGCTGCCCCCCGATGTCGGCGCGGCGGCCTTCGGCCTGGCCGCGACGGCGCTGCACCCGGCCGATGTGCTGTTCCGGGGGCTGCCCGCGCTCCCCGTGGACCAGGTGGACCACCCCGAGGCGGATCTGCTGGACATCGTCGCCGGGATGGGCCTGCCGATGGCGGCAGACCCGGCGACCGGCATGGTGCGCGTCCGCCACGACGGGATCACACTGCGCCCCGCCCGGGCCGACTGCCGGGCGGCGCCCGACATCCTGCCCGCGCTGGCCGTGCTCGGGGCGCTGGCGGACGGCACCACCGTGTTGGACAACGTGGCCCACGTCAGGCTCAAGGAGTCGGACCGGGTGGCGGCGATGCTGCAGCTCACCAGGATGGGCGCCCGGATCGAGCAGCGCGGGCAGCGACTGCTCTGCCACGGTGTCGAGCGGCTGACCGGTGCCGAGCTGTCGTCGTTCAACGACCACCGCGTGCTGATGGCGCTGGCCGTCGCGGGCACGGCGGCCGACGGCGAGACCCGGCTCACCTACCCGAACGCCTACCGCGGCTCCTATCCGTGCTTCCTCGAGGAGATGAACGGCATCGGTCTGGGCATGTCGGTGGAACGGGACCGGGCGCCGGACCGGAGCCGCACCCGGACTCCCGCCCTCGCCGCGCCCGCGAAGTGA
- a CDS encoding LysR family transcriptional regulator, whose protein sequence is MPPSLSNFNMDLLVPLHALLMERSVTKAAERVEVTQPSMSTSLAKLRRHFNEPLLVRDGRRMVLTPFAESLVQPVTEMLEAIREVVGANAAFDPTTDRRVFTVTASDYVAIVLLRPLLREIDTAYPHVQIKVAPLNHGMVDQLRRGQCDLVIWPPMIQDKELETFSSATLFTDEFVAVVDQDHPEVGDVLTADQLCTLPYVQIGGPQPTIADTVLAQLNLPLRAVAATDNFTNAACLLPGTRMVAVIQRRLFDQLGPGIGLRTVALDVPLPRLVESMYWHPRNTVDPAHRWLRERVLRLCATDLPDRPHDGTGPARGSRHDG, encoded by the coding sequence ATGCCACCGTCCCTCAGCAACTTCAACATGGACCTCCTGGTCCCGCTGCACGCCCTGCTGATGGAGCGGAGTGTGACCAAGGCGGCGGAGCGCGTCGAGGTCACCCAGCCGTCGATGAGCACCTCGCTCGCCAAGCTCCGCCGCCACTTCAACGAGCCGCTGCTGGTCAGGGACGGCCGTCGCATGGTGCTGACTCCCTTCGCGGAGTCGCTGGTCCAGCCGGTCACGGAGATGCTGGAGGCGATCAGGGAGGTGGTGGGTGCCAACGCGGCCTTCGACCCGACCACCGACCGCCGGGTGTTCACCGTGACGGCGAGCGACTACGTGGCCATCGTTCTGCTGCGGCCGCTGCTGCGGGAGATCGACACCGCCTACCCCCATGTGCAGATCAAGGTCGCCCCGCTGAACCACGGCATGGTCGACCAACTCCGCAGAGGCCAGTGCGATCTGGTCATCTGGCCGCCCATGATCCAGGACAAGGAGCTGGAGACGTTCTCCAGCGCCACGTTGTTCACCGATGAGTTCGTGGCCGTGGTGGACCAGGACCACCCCGAGGTCGGTGACGTCCTGACCGCCGATCAGCTCTGCACCCTGCCGTACGTCCAGATCGGGGGCCCGCAGCCCACGATCGCCGACACCGTACTCGCTCAACTCAACCTGCCCCTCAGGGCCGTCGCCGCCACCGACAACTTCACCAACGCGGCCTGTCTGCTCCCCGGCACCCGTATGGTCGCGGTGATACAGCGGCGCCTGTTCGACCAGCTCGGCCCGGGTATCGGTCTTCGGACCGTGGCGCTCGACGTGCCGCTGCCACGGCTCGTCGAGTCGATGTACTGGCATCCCAGGAACACCGTCGATCCCGCCCACCGATGGCTGCGCGAGCGGGTCCTGCGCCTGTGCGCCACCGACCTTCCGGACCGGCCGCACGACGGCACCGGTCCTGCGCGCGGCTCACGGCATGACGGGTGA
- a CDS encoding endonuclease/exonuclease/phosphatase family protein yields the protein MVEQVDSGTTAPVRAGAVRRAGHRVARWARWGDAAGDARGGSPWTRGRVLAAPAVLTAGLLAFHRTVPNSVGHVGSLLEAFLPWLGVVVVVLLALALLRRSALALVALLLPVAAWTYLFGGLFLPGAEPGPRGLVVVQHNVSDVNADPAGTARALAGAEPDLIALEELVPTALPVYEKTLAPDYPYHAVRGTVGLWSRHPLTDARPLDIKPQGIAEGWNRGLRTTIRTPHGEIAAYVAHLPSVRIRASGLASSWRDESAGLLGEAIAAEKRDRVILLGDLNGTVDDRGLAPLTSRMNVAERGFAFSFPAGFPLARIDQVMARSATVGDIRTLPATGSDHLPVAARVAWG from the coding sequence ATGGTGGAGCAGGTGGACAGCGGTACGACGGCGCCGGTGCGGGCGGGGGCGGTCCGGCGGGCCGGGCACCGGGTGGCGCGGTGGGCCCGGTGGGGTGACGCGGCGGGGGACGCGCGGGGCGGGTCGCCCTGGACGCGGGGGCGGGTGCTCGCCGCGCCGGCGGTGCTGACGGCCGGGCTGCTGGCATTCCACCGGACGGTGCCCAACTCCGTTGGCCACGTGGGCAGTTTGCTGGAGGCGTTTCTGCCGTGGCTCGGCGTGGTGGTCGTGGTGCTGCTCGCCCTGGCGCTGCTGCGCCGTTCGGCCCTCGCGCTGGTGGCACTGCTGCTGCCGGTGGCGGCGTGGACGTATCTCTTCGGCGGACTGTTCCTGCCCGGGGCGGAGCCCGGCCCGCGTGGCCTGGTGGTGGTGCAGCACAACGTCAGCGATGTGAACGCCGATCCGGCGGGTACGGCCCGCGCCCTGGCCGGCGCCGAGCCCGATCTCATCGCGCTGGAGGAGCTGGTGCCCACGGCGCTGCCGGTCTACGAGAAGACCCTCGCCCCGGACTACCCGTACCACGCCGTCCGGGGCACCGTCGGCCTCTGGTCGAGGCATCCGCTCACCGATGCCCGGCCGTTGGACATCAAACCCCAGGGCATCGCGGAGGGGTGGAATCGCGGACTGCGGACCACCATCCGCACCCCGCACGGCGAGATCGCGGCGTATGTCGCACACCTGCCGTCGGTGCGCATCCGGGCCAGTGGCCTCGCGTCCTCCTGGCGTGATGAGAGCGCCGGTCTGCTGGGCGAGGCCATCGCCGCCGAGAAGCGCGATCGGGTGATCCTGCTGGGCGATCTCAACGGCACGGTCGACGACCGTGGGCTGGCCCCGCTGACCTCGCGGATGAACGTGGCGGAGCGGGGCTTCGCCTTCAGCTTCCCCGCGGGTTTCCCGCTGGCCCGGATCGACCAGGTCATGGCCCGCTCGGCAACCGTCGGCGACATCCGCACCCTGCCCGCAACCGGCAGCGACCACCTGCCGGTCGCCGCCCGGGTCGCATGGGGGTGA
- a CDS encoding fructosamine kinase family protein, whose protein sequence is MSARAGAGTGEDPGAAAARLTGRPATRRRPLSAMLTEVTLDGGRTVMVKRGDDPGAVEAEAAGLRWLADAGAVRVPAVHGHDRHWLVTDQVPVGRPSVRAAARFGRDLAGLHAVSAPAFGAPPPDGPTDAYIGMAPMRNVTGADWPRWYAEHRVLPYLRRAVDDGSVRHGEAEVIERACDRLPELAGPAEPPARLHGDLWNGNVLWGADGQVWLIDPAAHGGHRETDLAMLHLFGCPHLDQVLDGYQEVAPLADGWADRVGLHQLFPLLVHTVLFGRGYAGQAVTVARAALAR, encoded by the coding sequence ATGAGCGCCCGTGCCGGGGCCGGGACGGGCGAGGATCCCGGTGCCGCGGCCGCCCGTCTCACCGGCCGTCCGGCGACCCGCAGGCGGCCGCTGTCCGCCATGCTCACCGAAGTCACCCTCGACGGCGGGCGGACGGTGATGGTCAAGCGGGGTGACGATCCCGGCGCGGTGGAGGCCGAGGCGGCGGGGCTGCGCTGGCTGGCCGACGCCGGTGCGGTCCGCGTCCCGGCGGTGCACGGCCACGACCGGCACTGGCTGGTCACCGACCAGGTGCCGGTCGGCCGGCCGAGCGTCCGGGCGGCGGCCCGGTTCGGCCGCGACCTGGCCGGCTTGCACGCCGTCAGCGCGCCCGCGTTCGGCGCCCCGCCGCCCGACGGCCCCACGGACGCGTACATCGGCATGGCCCCGATGCGCAATGTCACGGGCGCCGACTGGCCGCGCTGGTACGCCGAACACCGGGTGCTGCCCTATCTGCGGCGCGCCGTCGACGACGGCTCGGTGCGCCACGGCGAGGCCGAGGTGATCGAACGCGCATGTGACCGGCTGCCCGAGTTGGCCGGACCCGCCGAGCCACCCGCCCGGCTGCACGGCGACCTGTGGAACGGCAACGTCCTGTGGGGCGCCGACGGGCAGGTCTGGCTGATCGACCCGGCCGCGCACGGTGGCCACCGGGAGACCGATCTGGCGATGCTCCACCTGTTCGGCTGTCCGCATCTCGATCAGGTGCTGGACGGCTACCAGGAGGTGGCGCCGCTCGCCGACGGCTGGGCCGACCGGGTCGGACTGCACCAGCTCTTCCCGCTGCTGGTGCACACCGTGCTGTTCGGCCGCGGCTACGCCGGGCAGGCGGTCACGGTGGCCCGGGCCGCCCTGGCGCGGTGA
- a CDS encoding low molecular weight protein-tyrosine-phosphatase produces MHICFVCSGNICRSPSAALVFAEHLRRAGLDGAVRVSSAGIGPWHAGEPIDERAGELLARHGYPVGHVAAQVGAEHRDAELFLAMDRGHEKALRRLVDDPSRVRMLRSFDPDATGDLDVPDPYYGGPEGFDEVLTMIEASVPGLLAWVRERLGS; encoded by the coding sequence GTGCACATCTGCTTTGTCTGCAGCGGGAACATCTGCCGGTCGCCGTCCGCCGCGCTGGTCTTCGCCGAGCATCTGCGCCGGGCGGGACTCGACGGCGCGGTACGGGTCAGCAGCGCCGGTATCGGCCCCTGGCACGCCGGTGAGCCCATCGACGAACGGGCCGGCGAACTGCTCGCACGGCACGGCTATCCGGTCGGGCATGTCGCGGCCCAGGTCGGTGCCGAGCACCGGGACGCCGAGCTGTTCCTGGCGATGGACCGCGGCCACGAGAAGGCGCTGCGCCGGCTGGTCGACGATCCGTCCCGGGTCAGGATGTTGCGGTCCTTCGATCCGGACGCCACCGGTGACCTGGACGTGCCCGACCCGTACTACGGCGGCCCGGAGGGGTTCGACGAGGTGCTGACCATGATCGAAGCCTCGGTGCCCGGCCTGCTGGCCTGGGTGCGCGAGCGCCTCGGTTCATGA
- a CDS encoding GDSL-type esterase/lipase family protein: protein MHTTEHHWITTPITADILRGVLDLERTAHGLLPHRLPAWARAQCADGQLAMAEAQPSGVRLVFRTRATAVELDTLPTKRVYAGIPPRPDGVYDLLVDGRPTAQSTVAGGNTLAIDMAAGTAETHPGPAGTLRFADLPDGVKDIEIWLPHNETTELVALRTDAPVEPVPDRGRRVWLHHGSSISHGSDAASPTAIWPALAASLGGVELINLGLGGSALLDPFTARTMRDTPADLLSVKIGINLVNADLMRLRAFGPAVHGFLDTLREGHPTTPLLVVSSILCPIHEDTPGPASFDFGALSAGKLRFLATGDPAERAAGKLTLGVIRDELSRIVKQRAADDPHLHYLDGRDLYGEADAVELPLPDEIHPDAATHRRIGERFAALAFAADGPFADHGA from the coding sequence ATGCACACCACCGAGCACCACTGGATCACCACGCCCATCACCGCCGACATCCTGCGGGGCGTCCTCGACCTGGAGCGCACCGCGCACGGGCTGCTCCCGCACCGGCTGCCCGCCTGGGCCCGCGCCCAGTGTGCCGACGGGCAGCTCGCCATGGCGGAGGCCCAGCCGTCCGGCGTACGGCTGGTGTTCCGTACCCGGGCCACCGCCGTCGAACTGGACACGCTGCCCACCAAGCGGGTCTACGCGGGCATCCCGCCCCGCCCGGACGGCGTCTACGACCTGCTGGTCGACGGCCGTCCGACCGCCCAGTCCACGGTGGCCGGCGGCAATACCCTGGCCATCGACATGGCGGCCGGGACCGCCGAGACCCACCCCGGCCCGGCCGGTACCCTCCGCTTCGCCGACCTGCCCGACGGCGTCAAGGACATCGAGATCTGGCTGCCGCACAACGAGACCACCGAGCTCGTCGCCCTGCGCACCGACGCCCCCGTCGAGCCCGTACCGGACCGGGGCCGCAGGGTGTGGCTGCACCACGGCAGTTCGATCAGCCACGGCTCCGACGCCGCGAGCCCCACCGCCATCTGGCCCGCGCTCGCCGCCTCCCTCGGCGGTGTGGAACTGATCAATCTGGGTCTGGGCGGCAGCGCCCTGCTCGACCCGTTCACCGCACGGACGATGCGGGACACCCCCGCCGATCTGCTCAGCGTCAAGATCGGCATCAATCTGGTCAACGCCGACCTGATGCGGCTGCGTGCCTTCGGCCCGGCGGTGCACGGCTTCCTCGACACGCTCCGCGAGGGGCATCCGACCACACCCCTGCTGGTCGTCTCCTCCATCCTGTGCCCCATCCACGAGGACACCCCCGGCCCCGCGTCCTTCGACTTCGGCGCGCTCAGCGCCGGAAAGCTGCGGTTCCTGGCCACCGGCGACCCCGCCGAGCGCGCCGCCGGGAAGCTGACGCTGGGCGTCATCCGGGATGAGCTGTCCCGGATCGTCAAGCAGCGGGCGGCCGACGACCCCCACCTCCACTACCTGGACGGCCGCGACCTCTACGGCGAGGCCGATGCCGTGGAGCTGCCGCTGCCCGACGAGATCCACCCGGACGCGGCCACCCACCGCCGTATCGGGGAACGCTTCGCCGCGCTGGCCTTCGCCGCCGATGGTCCGTTCGCGGACCACGGCGCCTGA
- a CDS encoding TetR/AcrR family transcriptional regulator, which yields MARAGLTTERLSRAGAELADEVGFDQVTVSALAKRFDVKVASLYSHLKNSQDLKTRIALLALEELADRAADALAGRAGKDALTAFANVYRDYAREHPGRYTAARLRLDPEAAAASAGVRHAQMTRAILRGYDLTEPDQTHAVRLLGSVFHGYVSLEMAGGFSHSAPDSQESWSRTLDALDALLRNWPAP from the coding sequence ATGGCACGGGCAGGACTGACCACGGAACGCCTGTCCCGGGCGGGGGCGGAGCTCGCCGATGAGGTCGGCTTCGACCAGGTGACCGTCTCGGCGCTGGCCAAACGGTTCGACGTCAAGGTCGCGAGTCTCTACTCGCACCTGAAGAACTCCCAGGACCTCAAGACCAGAATCGCCCTGCTCGCCCTGGAGGAGCTCGCCGACCGGGCCGCCGACGCCCTGGCGGGACGGGCCGGGAAGGACGCCCTGACCGCCTTCGCCAACGTCTACCGCGACTACGCCCGCGAGCACCCCGGCCGCTACACCGCGGCCCGGCTCAGGCTCGACCCGGAGGCCGCGGCCGCCAGCGCCGGGGTCAGGCACGCACAGATGACCCGGGCGATTCTGCGCGGCTACGACCTGACCGAACCCGACCAGACGCATGCGGTCCGGCTGCTGGGCAGCGTCTTCCACGGCTACGTCAGCCTCGAGATGGCGGGCGGGTTCAGCCACAGCGCCCCGGACAGCCAGGAGAGCTGGTCGCGGACCCTGGACGCCCTCGACGCCCTGCTGCGGAACTGGCCCGCGCCCTGA
- a CDS encoding FBP domain-containing protein produces the protein MKPMTEQEIRAAFVNCTKGETKRLSIPRDLADRPWDDLDYLGWRDPQAPDRAYLVTVLDGRPIALALRCPGPASWQARRSMCSMCLTAHTGGVSLMVAPKAGKARQQGNSVGAYICSDLACSLYVRGKKDAGAGSRPQESLTLEQKIDRTVANVAAFLAKVTA, from the coding sequence ATGAAGCCGATGACTGAGCAAGAGATCCGTGCCGCGTTCGTGAACTGCACCAAGGGCGAGACCAAGCGCCTGTCCATCCCTCGCGACCTGGCCGACCGGCCCTGGGACGACCTGGACTACCTCGGCTGGCGAGATCCGCAGGCCCCCGACCGTGCCTATCTGGTCACCGTGCTGGACGGCCGCCCGATCGCCCTCGCGCTGCGCTGCCCCGGCCCCGCCTCCTGGCAGGCGCGGCGCAGCATGTGCTCGATGTGCCTGACCGCCCACACGGGCGGGGTGTCCCTGATGGTGGCGCCGAAGGCGGGGAAGGCCAGGCAGCAGGGCAACTCGGTGGGCGCCTACATATGCAGCGACCTCGCCTGCTCGCTGTATGTGCGGGGCAAGAAGGACGCGGGCGCCGGATCACGCCCGCAGGAGTCGCTCACCCTGGAGCAGAAGATCGACCGGACCGTGGCCAACGTCGCCGCGTTCCTCGCCAAGGTGACCGCGTAG
- a CDS encoding NAD(P)-dependent oxidoreductase, which produces MSMYSEQSAVTVLGLGPMGRALADAFLDAGLRITVWNRTPGRDRELIERGAVGASSAEEAVAASALTVVCVVNYDASDAILRRDAVTDALKGRTVLNLSADTPDRARDTADWAAGHGIRYLDGAIMTPTTTMGTPASVFIHSGPAELYQEHRPVLEALAGTHTHLGEEIGRAAAYDIALLDIFWTAMAGYAHALAVARAEGISARELAPFAKGIGAILPPLFEETAEEMDGGTFSGEGNPMTSGVSSMAHIVHTSEGHGIDAGVMRAAEGMTRRAIGLGHGTDGFIRVAEVLGRR; this is translated from the coding sequence ATGTCCATGTACTCCGAACAGTCTGCCGTCACGGTGCTCGGTCTGGGGCCGATGGGCCGCGCCCTGGCCGACGCTTTCCTGGACGCCGGGCTGCGGATCACGGTCTGGAACCGGACGCCGGGCAGGGATCGGGAGCTGATCGAGCGGGGCGCGGTTGGCGCGTCCTCGGCGGAAGAGGCCGTCGCCGCGAGCGCGTTGACCGTGGTGTGTGTGGTGAACTACGACGCGTCGGACGCGATCCTGCGGCGCGATGCGGTCACCGACGCGCTCAAGGGACGCACTGTGCTGAACCTGAGCGCGGACACTCCGGACCGGGCCCGGGACACCGCGGACTGGGCGGCCGGGCACGGCATCCGCTACCTCGACGGTGCGATCATGACGCCGACGACCACCATGGGAACGCCCGCCTCGGTGTTCATCCACAGCGGTCCGGCGGAGCTCTACCAGGAGCACCGGCCCGTACTGGAGGCGCTGGCCGGTACCCATACCCACCTCGGCGAGGAGATCGGCCGGGCGGCGGCGTACGACATCGCGCTGCTCGACATCTTCTGGACGGCGATGGCGGGCTATGCGCACGCCCTGGCCGTGGCGCGGGCGGAGGGGATCAGTGCCCGGGAGTTGGCACCCTTCGCCAAGGGCATCGGCGCGATCCTTCCACCGCTCTTCGAAGAGACCGCGGAGGAGATGGACGGCGGTACCTTCTCCGGCGAGGGCAACCCGATGACCTCGGGAGTATCGTCCATGGCCCATATCGTCCACACCTCCGAGGGGCACGGCATCGACGCGGGGGTGATGCGCGCGGCCGAGGGCATGACCCGCCGCGCCATCGGGCTGGGCCATGGCACGGACGGGTTCATCCGCGTGGCCGAGGTACTGGGCCGCCGCTGA
- a CDS encoding winged helix-turn-helix transcriptional regulator: MTRSRAQDTNVCGVTAAISVIDGKWKTALLWALESGPHRPGELRRRLPGLSEKVLTQALREMETDGLVHREVHDVLPLKTVYSLTAFGRDLSQALAPLSDWGHRRLEKLAEAQSAP, from the coding sequence ATGACACGCAGCCGTGCTCAGGACACCAATGTCTGCGGAGTGACCGCCGCGATCTCCGTGATCGACGGCAAGTGGAAGACCGCCCTGCTCTGGGCGCTGGAGTCCGGACCGCATCGCCCCGGTGAGCTACGCCGGCGGTTGCCGGGTCTCAGCGAGAAGGTTCTGACTCAGGCGCTCCGTGAGATGGAGACGGACGGGCTGGTGCACCGGGAAGTCCACGATGTGCTGCCACTGAAGACCGTGTACTCCCTCACCGCGTTCGGCCGCGACCTCTCCCAGGCGTTGGCCCCGCTGTCCGATTGGGGACACCGTCGCCTGGAGAAGCTGGCCGAGGCCCAGTCGGCACCCTGA
- a CDS encoding DUF1330 domain-containing protein, with amino-acid sequence MTGMPAYVISEVEVLDEELADTYRTRAEASIRRYGGRYIVRGAAPEAMEGIWPAAQRVVVVEFPDADRAKEWYASSEYAEALELRETALERRLLLVEGVAE; translated from the coding sequence ATGACCGGCATGCCTGCTTACGTGATCTCTGAGGTTGAGGTACTGGACGAGGAACTGGCCGACACTTACCGGACGAGGGCGGAGGCTTCCATCCGTCGCTACGGCGGTCGCTATATCGTCCGCGGTGCCGCGCCCGAAGCCATGGAGGGTATCTGGCCCGCTGCTCAGCGGGTGGTCGTCGTCGAGTTCCCGGACGCGGACCGGGCCAAGGAGTGGTACGCGTCCTCTGAGTACGCCGAAGCGCTCGAGCTCCGCGAGACGGCCCTGGAACGGCGGCTCCTCCTGGTTGAGGGAGTGGCCGAGTAG